A single Pedobacter sp. PACM 27299 DNA region contains:
- a CDS encoding ABC-F family ATP-binding cassette domain-containing protein: MISVSNLSLRYGKRTLFEDVNLKFTHGNCYGVIGANGAGKSTFLKILSGEVNQTSGSVAFTPGERMAVLKQNHYEFDEFSVIETVMMGHKELYDIMKEKDAIYMKEDFTDKDGERAGELENRFAEMDGWNMESNAATMLSNLGIKEEHHYKLLKELDGTQKVRVLLAQALFGNPDVLLLDEPTNDLDIETIAWLENFLADYQTIVLVVSHDRHFLDAVCTHIVDIDFSKMSIYSGNYTFWYESSQLALKQRGDQNKKLEEKVKELQEFIQRFSANASKSKQATSRKKALDKIDISEIKASSRKYPAILFNNLGREAGDQILQVENLSCTLNGDVMFKNISFMVNKGDKVAILSQNSLATTAFYNVLTGREQNYTGEFKFGITISMADIPNDNTPYFEGKDENLVDWLREYSGTEMDEQFVRSFLGRMLFSGEEVLKNVKVLSGGEKMRCMFSQMMLKHANLLLLDEPTNHLDLESITALNNGLKDFRGTALFTSRDHALTESVATRIIELTPKGTIDKMMTYDDYITSEEVAQLRAEMYK; this comes from the coding sequence ATGATTTCAGTATCTAACTTATCCCTCCGTTACGGAAAACGTACCTTATTTGAAGATGTGAACCTAAAATTCACTCATGGCAACTGCTATGGTGTAATTGGGGCAAACGGCGCAGGTAAATCTACATTTCTTAAAATTCTTTCAGGAGAAGTAAACCAAACTTCGGGTAGTGTGGCTTTTACTCCAGGCGAACGCATGGCAGTTTTAAAGCAAAATCACTATGAGTTTGATGAATTTTCAGTGATTGAAACAGTAATGATGGGTCACAAGGAATTGTACGACATCATGAAGGAAAAAGATGCCATCTATATGAAGGAAGATTTTACCGATAAAGATGGTGAGCGTGCTGGTGAGTTGGAAAACAGGTTTGCAGAAATGGACGGCTGGAATATGGAAAGCAATGCTGCTACTATGTTGAGCAACTTAGGAATTAAAGAAGAACACCACTATAAACTTTTAAAAGAGCTGGATGGTACTCAAAAAGTACGTGTATTATTGGCACAGGCTTTATTTGGTAACCCGGATGTTTTACTACTGGATGAGCCTACCAACGATTTGGACATTGAAACTATCGCCTGGTTAGAGAACTTCCTTGCGGATTACCAAACTATCGTATTGGTGGTATCTCACGATAGGCACTTTTTAGATGCGGTATGTACACATATCGTTGATATTGATTTCAGCAAAATGAGCATTTACTCAGGTAACTATACCTTCTGGTATGAGTCTAGCCAACTTGCGTTGAAACAACGTGGTGATCAAAATAAGAAACTGGAAGAAAAGGTTAAAGAACTTCAGGAGTTTATTCAGCGCTTTAGTGCGAATGCTTCGAAATCTAAACAAGCTACTTCTCGCAAGAAAGCTTTAGATAAAATAGATATTTCAGAAATTAAAGCTTCCAGCAGAAAATACCCTGCGATTTTATTCAATAATTTAGGTAGAGAAGCTGGTGATCAAATTCTGCAGGTGGAAAATCTTTCATGCACTTTAAATGGAGATGTGATGTTTAAAAACATCAGCTTTATGGTGAATAAAGGAGATAAAGTAGCTATTCTTTCTCAAAACAGTTTAGCGACTACTGCATTTTATAATGTGCTGACGGGTCGTGAGCAAAACTACACCGGTGAATTTAAGTTTGGTATCACCATCAGTATGGCAGATATCCCTAATGATAACACGCCTTACTTCGAAGGAAAAGACGAAAATCTGGTAGACTGGTTACGTGAGTATTCAGGTACAGAAATGGACGAGCAATTTGTAAGAAGTTTCTTAGGTAGAATGCTGTTTTCTGGTGAAGAGGTTTTGAAAAATGTGAAAGTATTGTCAGGTGGTGAGAAAATGCGTTGTATGTTCTCTCAAATGATGTTAAAACATGCGAACTTGTTATTATTGGATGAGCCTACGAATCACTTGGATTTAGAGTCGATTACCGCATTAAATAATGGATTAAAGGATTTCAGGGGTACCGCTTTGTTTACTTCACGAGATCATGCTTTAACAGAATCGGTAGCAACAAGAATTATCGAATTGACGCCTAAAGGTACAATTGATAAAATGATGACTTACGACGATTATATTACAAGCGAAGAAGTTGCTCAACTAAGAGCTGAAATGTATAAATAA
- a CDS encoding nitroreductase family protein, with protein sequence MEKEIDILTNIIQRRRSVFPISYTTQEIPVALIKQVLESANYAPTHKLTEPWRFTVFRNEGKMKLGEELARLYKETIPEHQFLQKKYDSILEKAAQANCIITLNAALHSDKIPEWEELAALACAVQNMALTAEALNIGAYWSSPGTIDQLSSFLNLEKNEKCFGLFYMGYHNEAPKTAKRSPIADKVKWVES encoded by the coding sequence ATGGAAAAAGAAATAGATATATTAACCAATATTATTCAGCGTCGCCGAAGTGTTTTCCCAATTAGTTACACCACACAGGAGATTCCAGTCGCATTGATCAAGCAGGTGCTGGAAAGCGCAAACTATGCACCTACTCATAAACTGACAGAACCATGGCGTTTCACTGTATTCAGAAACGAAGGTAAAATGAAACTTGGCGAAGAGTTGGCAAGATTATACAAAGAAACAATTCCGGAGCATCAGTTCCTCCAAAAGAAATACGATAGCATTTTGGAAAAAGCAGCGCAAGCAAATTGTATCATCACCTTAAATGCGGCTTTACATTCGGATAAAATACCTGAATGGGAAGAACTAGCAGCTCTGGCCTGTGCTGTGCAAAATATGGCACTCACTGCTGAGGCGTTAAATATTGGGGCTTATTGGAGTTCTCCTGGTACGATTGATCAACTTAGTAGTTTTCTGAATTTGGAAAAGAATGAAAAATGCTTTGGTCTTTTCTACATGGGCTACCATAATGAAGCGCCTAAAACTGCAAAAAGAAGTCCAATTGCAGATAAAGTGAAATGGGTAGAGTCGTAA
- a CDS encoding dipeptidase, producing MFIIDAHLDLSMNAMEWNRDLRLPVPTIRTLEKGMKDKPDREKSTVSFPELRKGNIGIVVATQIARYVKPDSLIPGWNSPEQAWAQTQGQLAWYKAMEEAGELFQITNVQQLKSHYELWNDGTSNDQKAIGYILSLEGADSIVDISYLERAHQYGLRAIGPAHYGPGRYANGTDATGKMGQMGLDLLKEMERLNFILDATHLCDDAFWQALDYFSGPVWASHNNCRTFVNHNRQYSDEQVLALINRGAVIGGALDAWMIVPDWQRGVSTPKGMNCGLEKVVEHADHICQLAGNARHIGIGSDLDGAFGTEQSPFDLDTISDLQKMVAMFADKGYTVADLELIFHKNWLNFLYKAWA from the coding sequence ATGTTTATAATCGATGCCCACCTGGACCTTAGCATGAATGCCATGGAATGGAACAGGGATTTGAGGTTGCCAGTCCCTACGATCAGAACTTTGGAAAAAGGGATGAAGGATAAACCCGACCGTGAAAAGTCTACCGTCTCATTTCCGGAACTTAGGAAAGGAAATATTGGGATTGTTGTGGCGACACAGATTGCCAGATATGTGAAACCTGATAGTTTAATTCCTGGCTGGAATTCGCCAGAACAGGCCTGGGCGCAAACTCAAGGACAACTGGCCTGGTATAAAGCGATGGAAGAAGCGGGTGAACTGTTTCAGATCACGAATGTGCAGCAATTGAAAAGCCATTATGAGCTCTGGAACGATGGGACTTCAAATGATCAGAAAGCGATCGGTTATATTTTAAGCTTAGAGGGGGCAGATTCTATTGTCGACATCTCTTATCTGGAGCGTGCCCATCAATATGGATTAAGAGCTATCGGTCCTGCGCACTATGGCCCTGGCAGATATGCAAATGGAACCGATGCTACCGGAAAGATGGGGCAAATGGGCTTGGATTTATTAAAGGAAATGGAGCGGTTAAACTTCATTCTGGATGCGACACATCTATGTGATGATGCGTTCTGGCAAGCACTGGATTATTTCTCTGGCCCAGTTTGGGCAAGTCATAACAATTGCCGGACATTTGTAAACCACAACAGACAATATAGCGATGAGCAGGTTCTGGCATTGATCAATAGAGGAGCTGTTATCGGCGGCGCTTTAGATGCCTGGATGATTGTTCCTGACTGGCAAAGAGGGGTATCTACACCAAAGGGAATGAACTGTGGATTAGAAAAAGTAGTGGAGCATGCAGATCATATCTGCCAGTTGGCAGGTAATGCCAGACATATTGGTATCGGATCAGATTTGGATGGTGCTTTTGGGACAGAGCAATCGCCTTTTGACCTGGATACGATTTCCGACTTGCAAAAGATGGTCGCCATGTTTGCGGATAAAGGCTACACTGTAGCAGACCTGGAACTGATTTTTCACAAGAACTGGCTGAATTTTTTGTACAAAGCCTGGGCCTAG
- a CDS encoding RidA family protein: protein MNLSAQEAFLKLELVLPPAPKPLGIYKPFLVDGKYLYLSGHGPVQPDQSLIIGRIGEDMDPEAGKLAARQVGLTMLSTIVTNFGSLDVVKRVIKVLGMVNCSADFEKHPYIINGCSELFAAVWGQENGIGVRSAVGMGSLPDNIPVEVEAVFELF from the coding sequence ATGAATTTATCAGCCCAAGAAGCATTTTTAAAATTAGAACTCGTATTACCACCCGCTCCAAAACCGTTGGGAATTTATAAACCGTTTTTGGTAGATGGTAAATATTTATATTTATCCGGTCACGGGCCAGTACAGCCAGATCAGTCGCTGATTATAGGAAGGATTGGTGAGGATATGGATCCTGAAGCAGGGAAGCTTGCTGCTCGCCAGGTTGGTTTGACCATGTTGTCTACCATTGTAACCAATTTTGGCAGTCTTGATGTAGTAAAAAGAGTAATCAAAGTTTTGGGAATGGTCAATTGTTCTGCAGATTTTGAAAAACATCCTTACATCATCAATGGCTGCAGTGAATTATTTGCGGCTGTTTGGGGCCAGGAGAACGGAATTGGCGTAAGAAGTGCAGTAGGAATGGGCTCTTTGCCGGATAATATCCCGGTAGAAGTAGAAGCAGTTTTTGAATTATTTTAA
- a CDS encoding Fur family transcriptional regulator, whose protein sequence is MKLDPVNILKEHDLKHTKQRVRVLEEIALDTVAISQPELEKKLGKEIDRVTLYRILNTYEEKGIVHRIMDMNGTANYALCSAACSEDHHHDEHVHFNCTTCGKIYCLEVTVPKIKMPNGFTAKTVNTTAYGTCEKCHALIPLSA, encoded by the coding sequence ATGAAACTAGATCCTGTAAATATTTTAAAAGAACACGACCTTAAACATACCAAACAAAGGGTACGTGTGCTGGAAGAAATTGCGCTGGATACGGTCGCAATCTCCCAGCCTGAGCTGGAAAAAAAACTAGGTAAAGAGATCGATCGCGTTACGCTGTATAGAATCCTCAATACCTACGAAGAAAAAGGAATCGTACACCGGATTATGGACATGAATGGCACTGCAAACTATGCATTATGCTCAGCTGCCTGCTCTGAAGACCACCATCATGATGAACATGTACATTTCAACTGTACCACTTGCGGTAAGATCTATTGCCTGGAAGTAACGGTGCCTAAAATTAAAATGCCAAATGGCTTTACTGCTAAAACAGTGAACACGACTGCTTATGGCACCTGCGAAAAATGTCACGCACTCATCCCCTTGTCCGCATAA
- a CDS encoding polysaccharide deacetylase family protein: MKHTFLPILAAAVLFTAACQSKSQTSAAGDHKKDSLTTATADGAAAADQSPTPTTDISKIKVADAKTILARKQVPILCYHQVRDWREKDSKAAKDYIIPIATFKDHMKMLADSGYHTILPDQLYDYLNNGTALPSKPIMLTFDDTDLDQFTIAAPEMKKYGFKGVFFVMTVSLGRPNYMSRDQVKQLSDMGHVIGSHTWDHHNVKKYQGQDWVTQIEKPTKTLEEITGKKIQHFAYPFGLWNPEAIPELKKRGMKSAYILATKRDENDPLYTIRRIIASGYWTSKTLSNSIKNSF; encoded by the coding sequence ATGAAACATACCTTCCTCCCTATTCTAGCAGCTGCAGTCCTATTTACTGCAGCTTGCCAGTCAAAATCCCAGACCAGTGCTGCTGGCGACCACAAAAAAGACTCTTTAACTACGGCTACTGCAGATGGCGCTGCAGCAGCGGATCAAAGTCCGACGCCAACTACAGACATCTCCAAAATCAAGGTTGCTGATGCTAAAACCATTCTTGCACGTAAGCAAGTGCCGATTTTATGTTACCATCAAGTACGCGACTGGAGAGAAAAAGACTCAAAAGCAGCTAAAGATTATATCATTCCTATCGCAACTTTTAAAGATCACATGAAAATGCTGGCAGATAGTGGTTACCATACTATCCTTCCTGATCAACTATATGATTACTTAAATAACGGCACTGCATTGCCAAGTAAGCCAATCATGCTGACTTTTGATGATACCGACCTGGATCAGTTTACCATTGCAGCTCCAGAAATGAAAAAATATGGTTTCAAAGGCGTGTTCTTCGTGATGACGGTTTCCCTTGGAAGACCAAATTACATGAGTAGAGACCAGGTGAAACAACTTTCCGATATGGGCCATGTGATTGGTTCTCATACCTGGGATCACCACAATGTGAAAAAATACCAAGGTCAGGATTGGGTAACACAAATTGAAAAACCTACCAAAACGTTGGAAGAAATCACAGGAAAAAAGATTCAACACTTCGCTTATCCTTTTGGATTGTGGAACCCAGAAGCAATTCCAGAGCTTAAGAAAAGAGGCATGAAATCTGCTTACATTCTTGCCACTAAACGTGATGAAAATGATCCTTTGTATACCATCAGAAGAATTATTGCCAGCGGTTACTGGACTTCTAAAACGTTAAGCAATAGCATCAAAAACAGCTTCTAA
- a CDS encoding polysaccharide deacetylase family protein: MNMRNILFTLTGFSVLFFSSCVENSKAEKEGATLTGTNPTGAASSSDTSVVRTKKKATAAEILEKKEVPVLCYHQIRDWKASDSKRAHDDIIPPANFSQHMKMLADSGYHTILPDELYDYLNYGKKLPEKPIMITFDDTDLDQYTVGAKELKKHGFKGVFFIMTVSIGRPRYMSKAQIKELSDDGHVIASHTWNHKNFAEFTDEDWEIQIDKPTKTLETITGKKVEYFAYPYGVSKAANLHKLQEHGFKAAFILSTKRDSEYPLFTIRRIIDPGTYTAKNLYNSINKSFK; encoded by the coding sequence ATGAACATGAGAAATATATTGTTCACACTGACCGGATTTTCGGTCTTGTTTTTTTCTTCTTGTGTGGAGAATAGTAAAGCTGAAAAAGAGGGCGCTACTTTAACTGGAACTAATCCTACTGGGGCCGCTTCTTCTTCCGACACTTCCGTTGTGAGAACGAAAAAAAAAGCAACCGCAGCAGAAATATTGGAAAAAAAAGAAGTACCAGTACTTTGTTACCATCAGATTAGAGATTGGAAAGCTAGTGATTCGAAACGTGCACATGATGATATTATCCCACCAGCAAATTTTAGTCAGCACATGAAGATGCTGGCCGATAGTGGCTACCATACCATTTTGCCTGATGAGTTGTACGATTACCTGAATTATGGAAAAAAGCTTCCTGAAAAGCCGATTATGATCACTTTTGACGACACCGACCTTGATCAATATACAGTAGGCGCTAAAGAGCTGAAAAAGCATGGCTTTAAAGGTGTTTTCTTTATCATGACCGTATCCATCGGCAGACCGAGGTATATGAGCAAAGCGCAGATTAAGGAACTTTCAGATGATGGCCATGTGATTGCCAGTCATACCTGGAACCATAAAAATTTCGCAGAGTTTACAGATGAGGATTGGGAAATTCAAATTGATAAGCCAACGAAAACTTTGGAAACGATAACTGGGAAAAAAGTGGAGTATTTTGCCTACCCTTACGGAGTTTCTAAAGCGGCAAACTTACATAAGTTACAAGAACACGGATTTAAAGCCGCTTTTATCTTATCGACAAAGAGAGATTCTGAATATCCTTTGTTTACGATTCGCAGGATTATTGATCCAGGAACTTATACTGCTAAAAATTTATACAATAGCATCAATAAAAGCTTTAAATAA
- a CDS encoding ABC transporter ATP-binding protein — protein sequence MISLKSVAHQYTPQQDIRFEDWQIDAGSQWLLLGASGSGKSTLLHILTGILKPAQGNVTIKGTSIYDLSAKALDQFRGRNIGIIFQRPHLIKSLSISENLVIAQSFANLPTDLKRVNEVLDALGIAGKKNAYPDQLSQGQLQRVSIARAVINKPALLIADEPTSSLDDKNAQIVLELLMQQSGANQATLIVATHDKRVKDAFKHTYELS from the coding sequence ATGATCTCTTTAAAATCTGTAGCTCATCAATATACCCCTCAGCAAGACATTCGTTTTGAGGATTGGCAAATTGACGCCGGATCCCAATGGCTGCTTCTTGGAGCATCAGGAAGTGGCAAATCAACCTTACTTCACATCCTGACAGGAATTTTAAAACCTGCACAAGGTAATGTAACCATCAAAGGAACCTCCATCTATGACCTATCCGCCAAAGCACTGGATCAATTTAGAGGCCGGAACATCGGGATCATTTTTCAACGTCCACACTTGATTAAAAGCCTGAGTATATCCGAAAACTTAGTGATAGCGCAAAGTTTTGCAAATTTACCTACAGATCTGAAAAGAGTAAATGAGGTATTGGATGCTTTAGGCATTGCCGGTAAGAAGAATGCTTATCCAGATCAATTGAGTCAGGGACAACTGCAGCGAGTATCTATTGCGAGGGCAGTCATCAATAAACCCGCCTTACTGATTGCAGATGAGCCCACTTCCAGTCTTGACGATAAAAACGCCCAGATTGTATTGGAACTATTGATGCAGCAATCAGGTGCAAATCAGGCCACACTAATTGTGGCTACGCACGACAAAAGAGTAAAAGACGCGTTTAAACATACTTACGAACTATCATGA
- a CDS encoding ABC transporter permease, with product MSPIKISWKSLWSKPLSSALNMMLIAFGTGILTILLLASHQISQKLDNNSKDIDLVVGAKGSPLQLILSSIYYIDFPTGNIPLKAAKELSRSPFVKRAVPLALGDNYNGTRIVGTDSNFVALYQLKLKDGKFWNNDFEATVGAGVAKEQQLKVGDTFFGAHGLSSTSDVHKSHPYTVSGIMESQGNVTDNLILTNIASVWKMHDDHEDDHQKKAADNHDDHQHDVTSKQEDHQHATAKQVDNDEDKELTSLLIQYRSPMSVAIFPRMVNETTNMQAASPAQESTRLFSLIGVGVETLQWFAVLIMLIAAISVFVNLYNSLKERQYDLAIMRTLGASRGKLFLIVIIEGVILTFVGTIIGVALGHFALQFIGNYQESNQARLTGIIFLNEEIYLFVAGLAIGIFAAIIPAIQAYKSNISKILSKN from the coding sequence ATGAGCCCTATAAAGATCAGCTGGAAGAGCTTATGGTCTAAGCCGCTTTCTTCCGCATTAAACATGATGCTCATTGCCTTTGGCACTGGAATATTGACCATATTATTATTAGCATCCCATCAGATTTCACAAAAGCTGGACAACAACTCGAAAGATATTGACCTGGTAGTGGGGGCGAAAGGCAGTCCGCTGCAATTGATCCTGAGCAGCATTTATTACATTGATTTCCCTACCGGAAACATCCCGCTTAAAGCAGCAAAGGAATTGTCGCGCAGTCCTTTTGTGAAAAGAGCGGTACCACTTGCTTTGGGCGACAATTACAATGGAACCCGAATTGTGGGAACAGACAGTAATTTCGTAGCCTTATACCAATTGAAATTGAAAGATGGAAAGTTCTGGAACAATGATTTTGAAGCCACTGTAGGCGCTGGAGTCGCAAAAGAGCAGCAGCTAAAAGTTGGCGATACATTTTTCGGCGCGCATGGATTAAGCAGTACGAGTGATGTCCATAAAAGTCACCCGTATACGGTATCAGGAATTATGGAGTCTCAGGGAAATGTAACAGACAACCTCATTTTAACCAATATTGCCAGTGTATGGAAGATGCACGATGATCACGAAGATGACCATCAAAAAAAGGCAGCAGACAACCATGATGATCATCAGCATGATGTAACAAGCAAACAGGAAGACCACCAGCATGCTACTGCAAAGCAGGTAGATAATGATGAAGATAAAGAATTGACTTCTTTACTGATCCAATACCGTTCCCCTATGTCTGTAGCGATTTTCCCTAGAATGGTAAATGAAACTACAAATATGCAGGCGGCCTCTCCTGCACAGGAAAGTACCAGACTATTCTCTTTAATTGGGGTTGGTGTAGAAACACTGCAGTGGTTCGCCGTTTTAATCATGCTCATCGCAGCAATCAGCGTATTCGTAAACCTTTACAATTCGTTAAAAGAACGTCAATACGACCTGGCGATCATGCGTACACTAGGTGCCTCCAGAGGAAAGCTCTTCCTGATTGTCATCATAGAAGGAGTCATTCTTACCTTTGTGGGGACGATTATTGGGGTAGCACTAGGCCACTTTGCTTTACAATTTATTGGTAATTATCAGGAAAGTAATCAGGCCCGCCTTACAGGAATCATCTTCCTGAACGAGGAAATATATTTATTTGTTGCTGGCTTAGCGATTGGTATATTTGCGGCTATCATCCCTGCAATACAGGCTTACAAGTCCAATATTTCTAAAATATTGTCTAAAAATTAA
- a CDS encoding SusD/RagB family nutrient-binding outer membrane lipoprotein, with amino-acid sequence MKKYIYYIATLLILTIAGCKKDFGTLNDNPNSLSTPTPAFLFSKSQLSAMSNSYYLTAVLNLGGFIQHYATYKEVSGVGDKYFANDFYQAPYFTDGYPVAVNEIEEVIRAVKANPADVNKLNIARIWRVYIYHRITDLYGDVPYSEAGKGLTDLNFNPKYDTQESIYKDLLKELDESAKGLDAAKPSYGGNDFIYNGDVLKWKKFAYSMMLRLGLRVSKKDAALSEIWVKKAISGGVILNKEDNATMKYTDGPQDLNRNPVARESRSRDFSPNSFGKNNIEGGKLSATFINYLKSNNDPRLSVYAGVWVGTAQDLNPAIQKGFPNGVGVAPSANELGTYSEPNQSTVFRLDAPLMVLGNAETNLYLAEAALRGWNTLGTAAEFYEKGVNGSFDQASIYGSNYSIAADKKNQYWLTHSYQTGGAFEKQLEQINTQIWVALYLDEYEVFANWRRTGYPVLVPVNYPGNVTAGTIPRRLIYPNAEGASNTKNVQEAIARQGANTLTTRVWWDK; translated from the coding sequence ATGAAAAAATATATATACTATATAGCTACCCTGTTGATCTTAACGATCGCAGGATGCAAGAAAGATTTTGGTACTTTGAATGATAACCCAAATTCTTTATCCACACCAACACCTGCTTTTTTGTTTTCAAAGTCCCAGTTGAGTGCGATGAGTAACAGTTATTACCTGACCGCCGTATTAAATTTAGGTGGTTTTATCCAGCATTATGCCACTTATAAAGAGGTTTCCGGAGTTGGAGATAAGTATTTTGCCAATGATTTTTACCAGGCGCCCTATTTTACAGATGGTTATCCCGTTGCAGTCAATGAAATTGAGGAAGTGATCAGAGCAGTAAAAGCGAACCCTGCCGATGTTAATAAATTGAATATCGCACGTATCTGGAGGGTCTATATTTACCATAGAATCACTGATTTATATGGTGATGTTCCTTATAGCGAAGCTGGAAAAGGGCTGACTGACTTAAATTTCAACCCAAAATATGATACTCAGGAATCAATTTACAAGGACTTATTGAAAGAACTTGACGAATCCGCTAAAGGACTGGATGCTGCAAAGCCCTCTTATGGTGGCAACGATTTTATTTATAATGGTGATGTATTGAAATGGAAAAAGTTTGCTTATTCCATGATGCTTAGACTTGGATTAAGAGTCAGCAAAAAGGATGCAGCACTTTCAGAAATTTGGGTAAAAAAGGCCATCTCCGGTGGCGTAATTTTAAATAAAGAAGACAATGCTACAATGAAATATACTGATGGTCCACAAGATTTGAACCGTAATCCTGTAGCAAGAGAATCCAGAAGCAGAGACTTTTCTCCGAATTCATTTGGAAAGAATAATATTGAAGGTGGGAAGTTAAGCGCCACATTTATCAACTACCTTAAAAGCAACAATGATCCTAGATTGAGCGTTTATGCTGGTGTATGGGTCGGGACAGCGCAAGATTTGAATCCTGCTATTCAAAAAGGTTTTCCGAATGGGGTAGGTGTAGCTCCCTCTGCAAATGAGCTGGGAACGTATTCGGAACCTAACCAAAGTACAGTGTTTAGATTAGATGCACCATTGATGGTATTAGGGAATGCCGAGACTAATTTATACCTGGCAGAAGCAGCGCTTCGTGGCTGGAATACATTGGGTACTGCTGCTGAGTTTTACGAAAAAGGTGTAAATGGATCATTTGATCAGGCCAGCATTTATGGTTCGAACTATAGTATCGCTGCAGATAAGAAAAACCAATATTGGCTGACGCATTCCTATCAAACAGGGGGGGCATTTGAGAAACAGCTGGAGCAGATCAATACCCAGATCTGGGTGGCTTTATACCTGGATGAATATGAAGTATTTGCCAATTGGAGAAGAACAGGTTATCCGGTGTTGGTTCCTGTAAATTATCCTGGAAATGTAACTGCTGGAACGATTCCAAGAAGGTTGATCTACCCAAATGCTGAAGGTGCAAGTAATACAAAAAATGTACAGGAGGCGATTGCCCGACAGGGAGCAAACACTTTGACCACCCGAGTGTGGTGGGATAAATAA
- a CDS encoding MerC domain-containing protein: MIKAPNKKTLLNSARLDQFGITASVACAIHCAALPFLITLLPLWGLSFLAHPWVEFSMIGLSLLIGTWSLAHSYPKHKRIIPILVLIIGFMLIGTGHYIFHFLEALLIPLGGFSIALAHFLNWKYTRNCTHQS, encoded by the coding sequence ATGATCAAAGCCCCTAACAAAAAAACATTATTGAACTCTGCCCGCTTAGACCAGTTTGGCATCACCGCCTCTGTCGCCTGCGCCATTCATTGTGCCGCCCTCCCTTTTCTCATCACTTTATTGCCGCTCTGGGGTTTGAGTTTCCTTGCCCATCCATGGGTCGAGTTCAGTATGATTGGCTTATCGCTTTTGATTGGCACCTGGTCTCTGGCACATTCCTATCCTAAGCACAAAAGAATCATTCCTATTCTGGTATTAATTATTGGATTTATGCTGATCGGAACCGGACATTACATTTTCCATTTTTTAGAAGCGCTATTGATTCCTTTAGGGGGGTTCAGTATCGCACTCGCACACTTTCTCAATTGGAAATACACGCGAAACTGTACACATCAATCCTAA